One genomic segment of Musa acuminata AAA Group cultivar baxijiao chromosome BXJ3-3, Cavendish_Baxijiao_AAA, whole genome shotgun sequence includes these proteins:
- the LOC135633465 gene encoding cytokinin dehydrogenase 4-like, giving the protein MHYFLELFVVLVLGSVAMHVSDPGVASSLESLRIDGNLSFHDVSLAAKDFGNRYRLLPSAVLHPGSVSDVAATVRHVFRMGSGSKLTVAARGHGHSLQGQAQADGGIVVRMENLRGCETKVHDGEQPYVDASGGALWINVLLECLKHGLAPKSWTDYLHLTIGGTLSNAGISGQAFRHGPQISNVHQLEIVTGKGELLNCSAEENADLFYAALGGLGQFGIITRARIALEPAPKMVKWIRVLYSDFASFTEDQEMLISLKETFDYIEGFVIINRTGLLNNWRSSFNPQNPVQASEFDSDGRILFCLEMTKNFDQDNAEIVNQQVEALLSKLRYIPSTLFQSEVSYLEFLDRVHVSEVKLRSKGLWEVPHPWLNLLIPRTRIRDFAAQVFGKILPDSNNGPILLYPLNKSKWDNRTSAVIPDEEIFYLVAFLSSAPSSSDHDSLDRALKQNDRILDFCKQAGIRMKQYLPYYTMQEEWRAHFGDRWEDFARRKGVYDPLYILAPGQRIFQKAVRSS; this is encoded by the exons ATGCATTACTTCCTTGAGCTCTTCGTCGTGTTGGTCCTCGGCAGCGTCGCCATGCATGTGTCCGACCCCGGCGTAGCTTCCTCCCTTGAATCGCTTCGGATCGACGGCAACTTGAGCTTCCATGACGTCTCCCTCGCCGCGAAGGACTTCGGGAACCGGTACCGGCTGTTGCCGTCGGCGGTGCTGCACCCGGGCTCGGTGTCGGACGTGGCGGCCACGGTGAGGCACGTGTTCAGGATGGGATCGGGGTCGAAGCTCACCGTCGCGGCCCGAGGCCACGGGCACTCGCTGCAGGGGCAGGCGCAGGCCGACGGCGGGATCGTGGTTCGCATGGAGAACCTGCGCGGATGCGAGACGAAGGTGCACGACGGTGAGCAGCCGTATGTGGACGCCTCTGGGGGGGCGTTGTGGATCAATGTTCTGCTTGAATGCCTCAAGCATGGCCTGGCGCCCAAGTCGTGGACCGACTACCTTCACCTCACCATCGGAGGGACGCTGTCCAACGCCGGGATCAGCGGGCAGGCGTTCCGGCACGGCCCCCAGATCAGCAACGTCCACCAGCTGGAGATCGTCACtg GAAAAGGCGAGCTGCTCAACTGCTCGGCCGAAGAGAACGCTGATCTCTTCTATGCTGCTCTCGGAGGCCTCGGCCAGTTCGGGATCATCACCAGAGCCAGGATTGCGCTTGAACCTGCACCGAAGATG GTGAAGTGGATTAGAGTGCTGTACTCTGACTTCGCCAGCTTCACAGAGGACCAGGAGATGCTGATATCATTGAAGGAGACCTTCGACTACATCGAAGGCTTCGTGATCATAAACAGGACGGGACTTCTCAACAATTGGAGATCATCGTTCAACCCACAGAACCCTGTTCAAGCCAGTGAGTTCGACTCCGACGGCAGGATCCTGTTTTGCCTGGAGATGACGAAGAACTTCGACCAAGACAACGCCGAGATCGTGAACCAG CAAGTCGAAGCTCTGCTGTCCAAGTTGAGGTACATCCCGTCCACCCTCTTCCAGTCGGAGGTCTCCTACCTCGAGTTCTTGGACCGAGTTCACGTCTCCGAGGTGAAGCTGAGGTCCAAAGGCCTGTGGGAAGTCCCACACCCATGGCTCAACCTTCTCATACCAAGAACCAGGATCAGAGATTTCGCAGCACAAGTCTTCGGCAAGATTCTCCCGGACAGCAACAACGGCCCCATCCTCCTGTACCCACTCAACAAATCCAA GTGGGACAACAGAACATCGGCAGTCATTCCAGACGAGGAGATCTTCTACCTGGTGGCCTTCCTGTCCTCAGCACCATCTTCCTCGGATCACGACAGCTTGGACCGCGCGTTAAAGCAGAATGATAGGATCTTGGACTTCTGCAAGCAGGCAGGCATCAGGATGAAGCAATACTTGCCATACTACACCATGCAGGAAGAGTGGAGAGCCCATTTCGGTGACAGATGGGAGGATTTTGCTCGGAGAAAAGGCGTTTACGATCCTCTCTACATTCTTGCGCCCGGACAAAGGATCTTCCAGAAGGCGGTGCGGTCCTCGTGA
- the LOC103977699 gene encoding uncharacterized protein LOC103977699 codes for MSLVDYASSDEEEEIDLHGIEEDKGKKQIESAAPSLASPPPSSPLPPSSVLPPNRRNQNSIVTDQPSTIVSLPPPSLEGLPDVSVLLAAPSYESNHMVGDHSSRVAAAIAERASRKRESNGSTFPQPSSKHPRGQSTHSRNVPNTMGGLLVPPQLSGRSNVVTEDVGKLFVSKRGESSR; via the exons ATGTCGCTGGTGGATTACGCCTCTtcggatgaagaagaagagatcGATTTGCACGGAATAGAAGAAGATAAGGGCAAGAAGCAAATCGAATCTGCTGCTCCTTCGCTCGCTTCTCCTCCTCCGTCGTCGCCGCTGCCGCCTTCTTCGGTTCTACCTCCCAATCGCCGAAATCA AAACTCCATAGTGACAGATCAACCTTCAACTATAGTCTCCTTGCCGCCACCATCATTGGAAGGACTTCCAGATGTATCAGTTCTACTTGCAGCACCGTCCTATGAGTCAAACCACATGGTTGGTGATCACTCCTCTAGAGTTGCCGCTGCAATTGCAGAAAGAGCATCAAGGAAGAGAGAGTCAAATGGTTCTACCTTTCCTCAACCATCTAGTAAACATCCCAGAGGACAATCAACACATTCAAGAAATGTTCCCAACACAATGGGTGGCTTGTTAGTTCCACCACAGCTCAGTGGGAG GAGCAATGTGGTTACTGAAGATGTCGGAAAGTTATTCGTCAGCAAGCGTGGAGAGTCATCTCGGTAG
- the LOC103977700 gene encoding 4-alpha-glucanotransferase DPE2 isoform X2, whose translation MLKSGLFPGIKSLSSVTLVFRLPYYTQWGQSLLVCGSEPVLGSWNVKQGLALGPSHEGDELIWCGKVAVSVGFSCEYCYYVVDDGRNVLRSEAGKKRRLTLPDGVREGAVVEIRDLWQEASETLFVRSAFKDVIFSGGKKSLAAADESSKELEKILDQQDSIIVQFMIRCPKVKDGASVHVIGSASELGKWRPHDGLKLRYAGDFTWKAECVLRKYEFPLKYKYCHVHQMKDPSLELGPNRELAVDFQSSHPPNYVILADGPYRAVPWRGAGVAIPMFSVRSSDDLGVGEFLDLKLLVDWAVECGFHLVQLLPVNDTSVHGMWWDSYPYSSLSVFALHPLYLRVQALSENIPEDIKEEILRAKEQLDKKDVDYEATMAAKLSIAKKLFNLEKSKILNSSSFKNFLSENENWLKPYGAFCFLRDFFETSDHTQWGRFSHFSSEKLEKLVSEDALHYDVICFHYYIQFHLHVQLSEAADYAREKKVVLKGDLPIGVDRNSVDTWVYPNLFRMNTSTGAPPDYFDKNGQNWGFPTYNWEEMSKDNYAWWRARLTQMAKYFTAYRIDHILGFFRIWELPDHAVTGLVGKFRPSIALSQELEREGIWDFNRLSQPYIRQDILQEKFGTLWTVIASNFFNEYQKLCYEFKDDCNTERKIIAKLKSMTEISLWLEKEDKIKKDLFDILQNIVLIRDPEDARKFYPRFNIEDTSSFKNLDEHSKNVLKRLYYDYYFCRQENLWRQNAMKTLPVLLNSSDMLACGEDLGLIPSCVHPVMQELGLIGLRIQRMPSEPDVEFGIPSQYSYMTVCAPSCHDCSTMRAWWEEDEERRCRYYISVAGCNDMPPPRCTTEVAYFIIQQHMQAPSMWAIFPLQDLLALREEYTTRPAVEETINDPTNPKHYWRYRVHVTLDSLMLDEDLKTIIKDMVLSSGRSDPVNETNASSSEKKLMEKVQEKISAVQINGNT comes from the exons ATGCTCAAGTCGGGACTCTTCCCCGGGATCAAGTCCCTGAGCTCCGTCACCCTGGTCTTCCGACTGCCGTACTACACCCAGTGGGGGCAGAGCCTCCTCGTCTGCGGCTCCGAGCCGGTGCTCGGATCCTGGAACGTGAAGCAGGGGCTGGCACTCGGCCCGTCGCACGAGGGCGACGAGCTGATTTGGTGCGGGAAGGTCGCCGTCTCCGTCGGGTTCAGTTGCGAGTACTGTTACTATGTGGTGGATGACGGTAGGAATGTCTTGCGATCGGAAGCGGGGAAGAAGCGGCGCCTCACCCTGCCTGATGGCGTCCGGGAAGGAGCCGTGGTGGAGATCCGTGATCTTTGGCAG GAAGCTTCGGAAACTCTTTTCGTCAGAAGCGCATTCAAAGATGTCATTTTTAGTGGTGGAAAGAAAAGCTTGGCAGCTGCCGATGAAAGTTCTAAGGAATTGGAGAAAATCCTGGATCAGCAAG ATTCTATTATCGTTCAATTTATGATTAGATGCCCAAAAGTAAAAGATGGAGCATCA GTTCATGTTATTGGAAGTGCCTCCGAACTAGGAAAATGGAGGCCGCATGATGGACTAAAGCTACGATATGCTGGAGATTTTACTTGGAAAGCCGAATGTGTATTGAGAAAATATGAATTCCCACTCAA ATATAAGTATTGCCATGTTCACCAAATGAAGGATCCGTCTCTTGAACTTGGTCCCAACAGAGAGTTAGCTGTTGACTTTCAATCGAGCCATCCTCCTAACTATGTTATACTGGCTGATGGTCCCTATCGG GCAGTTCCATGGAGGGGTGCTGGAGTTGCTATACCAATGTTCTCTGTTAGGTCAAGCGATGATCTTGGAGTTGGAGAATTCCTAGATTTGAAGTTACTTGTTGATTGGGCTGTTGAATGTGGCTTTCACCTTGTGCAGCTTCTTCCAGTCAACGATACCTCAGTTCATGGAATGTGGTGGGATTCATATCCGTACAG TTCTCTCTCTGTATTCGCATTGCATCCCTTATATCTGAGAGTTCAAGCGCTTTCAGAAAACATTCCAGAAGATATTAAG GAAGAGATTTTGAGGGCAAAGGAACAACTTGATAAAAAG GATGTTGACTATGAGGCTACAATGGCTGCTAAATTATCAATTGCAAAAAAACTATTCAATCTAGAAAAATCTAAGATACTTAATTCAAGTTCTTTCAAAAACTTCCTCTCGGAGAATGAG AATTGGTTGAAACCATATGGAGCATTTTGTTTTCTGAGAGACTTTTTTGAGACCTCAGACCACACTCAATGGGGCCGCTTTTCTCATTTTTCCAGTGAGAAG CTTGAGAAACTGGTCTCAGAGGATGCCTTACACTATGATGTTATATGCTTCCACTATTATATTCAGTTCCATCTACATGTGCAA TTATCAGAAGCAGCAGATTATGCAAGGGAAAAAAAGGTTGTTTTGAAAGGAGATCTACCAATAGGTGTTGACAGAAACAGTGTAGATACTTGGGTATATCCAAACTTATTTCGTATGAATACATCGACTGGAGCACCTCCAGATTATTTTGACAAAAATGGACAAAATTGGGGCTTCCCCACATATAACTGGGAGGAAATGTCAAAGGATAACTATGCATGGTGGCGAGCTCGTCTAACACAG ATGGCAAAGTATTTTACAGCTTATAGGATTGATCATATCTTGGGTTTCTTTAGAATCTGGGAACTTCCGGATCATGCTGTTACTGGTTTAGTTGGAAAATTTCGTCCATCTATCGCTTTGAGCCAG GAGCTTGAGAGGGAAGGCATATGGGATTTCAATCGCTTGAGCCAACCATATATTCGGCAAGATATTTTACAG GAAAAGTTTGGAACTCTTTGGACTGTAATTGCATCAAATTTTTTCAATGAATATCAAAAACTCTGCTACGAG TTCAAGGATGACTGCAACACAGAGAGAAAGATTATAGCCAAACTTAAATCAATGACCGAAATATCATTGTGGTTGGAGAAAGAAGACAAGATAAAGAAAGATCTTTTTGATATTCTACAG AATATAGTACTGATCAGGGATCCTGAAGACGCAAGGAAATTTTATCCTCGTTTCAATATTGAAGATACTTCCAGTTTTAAAAATTTAGATGAGCACAG CAAAAATGTTCTTAAAAGATTATATTATGATTACTATTTCTGCCGGCAAGAAAACCTTTGGCGGCAGAATGCAATGAAGACTCTACCTGTCCTTTTGAACTCATCTGATATGTTGGCATGTGGGGAGGATCTTGGACTCATTCCTTCTTGTGTTCATCCA GTAATGCAAGAATTGGGTTTAATTGGTTTACGCATTCAGAGAATGCCTAGTGAACCGGACGTGGAATTTGGTATACCATCTCAATACAGCTATATGACT GTCTGTGCACCATCTTGCCATGACTGCTCCACCATGCGTGCTTGGTGGGAGGAAGATGAAGAGAGAAGATGTCGTTATTATATAAGTGTTGCTGGATGCAATGATATGCCGCCTCCTCGTTGCACCACAGAAGTAGCATACTTCATCATTCAGCAACACATGCAAGCTCCATCGATGTGGGCAATTTTCCCTCTTCAG GACTTGCTAGCACTAAGAGAAGAATACACGACAAGACCAGCTGTGGAGGAGACAATCAATGATCCTACAAACCCAAAGCATTATTGGCGATACC gtgtacatgtcacttTAGACTCACTGATGCTTGATGAGGATCTCAAAACAATCATTAAAGATATGGTACTTAGTAGTGGGAGATCAGATCCTGTGAATGAAACAAATGCTTCCAGCTCAGAAAAGAAGCTGATGGAGAAAGTCCAGGAAAAGATTTCTGCTGTCCAGATAAATGGTAACACATGA
- the LOC103977700 gene encoding 4-alpha-glucanotransferase DPE2 isoform X1 → MLKSGLFPGIKSLSSVTLVFRLPYYTQWGQSLLVCGSEPVLGSWNVKQGLALGPSHEGDELIWCGKVAVSVGFSCEYCYYVVDDGRNVLRSEAGKKRRLTLPDGVREGAVVEIRDLWQEASETLFVRSAFKDVIFSGGKKSLAAADESSKELEKILDQQDSIIVQFMIRCPKVKDGASVHVIGSASELGKWRPHDGLKLRYAGDFTWKAECVLRKYEFPLKYKYCHVHQMKDPSLELGPNRELAVDFQSSHPPNYVILADGPYRAVPWRGAGVAIPMFSVRSSDDLGVGEFLDLKLLVDWAVECGFHLVQLLPVNDTSVHGMWWDSYPYSSLSVFALHPLYLRVQALSENIPEDIKEEILRAKEQLDKKDVDYEATMAAKLSIAKKLFNLEKSKILNSSSFKNFLSENENWLKPYGAFCFLRDFFETSDHTQWGRFSHFSSEKLEKLVSEDALHYDVICFHYYIQFHLHVQLSEAADYAREKKVVLKGDLPIGVDRNSVDTWVYPNLFRMNTSTGAPPDYFDKNGQNWGFPTYNWEEMSKDNYAWWRARLTQMAKYFTAYRIDHILGFFRIWELPDHAVTGLVGKFRPSIALSQEELEREGIWDFNRLSQPYIRQDILQEKFGTLWTVIASNFFNEYQKLCYEFKDDCNTERKIIAKLKSMTEISLWLEKEDKIKKDLFDILQNIVLIRDPEDARKFYPRFNIEDTSSFKNLDEHSKNVLKRLYYDYYFCRQENLWRQNAMKTLPVLLNSSDMLACGEDLGLIPSCVHPVMQELGLIGLRIQRMPSEPDVEFGIPSQYSYMTVCAPSCHDCSTMRAWWEEDEERRCRYYISVAGCNDMPPPRCTTEVAYFIIQQHMQAPSMWAIFPLQDLLALREEYTTRPAVEETINDPTNPKHYWRYRVHVTLDSLMLDEDLKTIIKDMVLSSGRSDPVNETNASSSEKKLMEKVQEKISAVQINVLG, encoded by the exons ATGCTCAAGTCGGGACTCTTCCCCGGGATCAAGTCCCTGAGCTCCGTCACCCTGGTCTTCCGACTGCCGTACTACACCCAGTGGGGGCAGAGCCTCCTCGTCTGCGGCTCCGAGCCGGTGCTCGGATCCTGGAACGTGAAGCAGGGGCTGGCACTCGGCCCGTCGCACGAGGGCGACGAGCTGATTTGGTGCGGGAAGGTCGCCGTCTCCGTCGGGTTCAGTTGCGAGTACTGTTACTATGTGGTGGATGACGGTAGGAATGTCTTGCGATCGGAAGCGGGGAAGAAGCGGCGCCTCACCCTGCCTGATGGCGTCCGGGAAGGAGCCGTGGTGGAGATCCGTGATCTTTGGCAG GAAGCTTCGGAAACTCTTTTCGTCAGAAGCGCATTCAAAGATGTCATTTTTAGTGGTGGAAAGAAAAGCTTGGCAGCTGCCGATGAAAGTTCTAAGGAATTGGAGAAAATCCTGGATCAGCAAG ATTCTATTATCGTTCAATTTATGATTAGATGCCCAAAAGTAAAAGATGGAGCATCA GTTCATGTTATTGGAAGTGCCTCCGAACTAGGAAAATGGAGGCCGCATGATGGACTAAAGCTACGATATGCTGGAGATTTTACTTGGAAAGCCGAATGTGTATTGAGAAAATATGAATTCCCACTCAA ATATAAGTATTGCCATGTTCACCAAATGAAGGATCCGTCTCTTGAACTTGGTCCCAACAGAGAGTTAGCTGTTGACTTTCAATCGAGCCATCCTCCTAACTATGTTATACTGGCTGATGGTCCCTATCGG GCAGTTCCATGGAGGGGTGCTGGAGTTGCTATACCAATGTTCTCTGTTAGGTCAAGCGATGATCTTGGAGTTGGAGAATTCCTAGATTTGAAGTTACTTGTTGATTGGGCTGTTGAATGTGGCTTTCACCTTGTGCAGCTTCTTCCAGTCAACGATACCTCAGTTCATGGAATGTGGTGGGATTCATATCCGTACAG TTCTCTCTCTGTATTCGCATTGCATCCCTTATATCTGAGAGTTCAAGCGCTTTCAGAAAACATTCCAGAAGATATTAAG GAAGAGATTTTGAGGGCAAAGGAACAACTTGATAAAAAG GATGTTGACTATGAGGCTACAATGGCTGCTAAATTATCAATTGCAAAAAAACTATTCAATCTAGAAAAATCTAAGATACTTAATTCAAGTTCTTTCAAAAACTTCCTCTCGGAGAATGAG AATTGGTTGAAACCATATGGAGCATTTTGTTTTCTGAGAGACTTTTTTGAGACCTCAGACCACACTCAATGGGGCCGCTTTTCTCATTTTTCCAGTGAGAAG CTTGAGAAACTGGTCTCAGAGGATGCCTTACACTATGATGTTATATGCTTCCACTATTATATTCAGTTCCATCTACATGTGCAA TTATCAGAAGCAGCAGATTATGCAAGGGAAAAAAAGGTTGTTTTGAAAGGAGATCTACCAATAGGTGTTGACAGAAACAGTGTAGATACTTGGGTATATCCAAACTTATTTCGTATGAATACATCGACTGGAGCACCTCCAGATTATTTTGACAAAAATGGACAAAATTGGGGCTTCCCCACATATAACTGGGAGGAAATGTCAAAGGATAACTATGCATGGTGGCGAGCTCGTCTAACACAG ATGGCAAAGTATTTTACAGCTTATAGGATTGATCATATCTTGGGTTTCTTTAGAATCTGGGAACTTCCGGATCATGCTGTTACTGGTTTAGTTGGAAAATTTCGTCCATCTATCGCTTTGAGCCAGG AGGAGCTTGAGAGGGAAGGCATATGGGATTTCAATCGCTTGAGCCAACCATATATTCGGCAAGATATTTTACAG GAAAAGTTTGGAACTCTTTGGACTGTAATTGCATCAAATTTTTTCAATGAATATCAAAAACTCTGCTACGAG TTCAAGGATGACTGCAACACAGAGAGAAAGATTATAGCCAAACTTAAATCAATGACCGAAATATCATTGTGGTTGGAGAAAGAAGACAAGATAAAGAAAGATCTTTTTGATATTCTACAG AATATAGTACTGATCAGGGATCCTGAAGACGCAAGGAAATTTTATCCTCGTTTCAATATTGAAGATACTTCCAGTTTTAAAAATTTAGATGAGCACAG CAAAAATGTTCTTAAAAGATTATATTATGATTACTATTTCTGCCGGCAAGAAAACCTTTGGCGGCAGAATGCAATGAAGACTCTACCTGTCCTTTTGAACTCATCTGATATGTTGGCATGTGGGGAGGATCTTGGACTCATTCCTTCTTGTGTTCATCCA GTAATGCAAGAATTGGGTTTAATTGGTTTACGCATTCAGAGAATGCCTAGTGAACCGGACGTGGAATTTGGTATACCATCTCAATACAGCTATATGACT GTCTGTGCACCATCTTGCCATGACTGCTCCACCATGCGTGCTTGGTGGGAGGAAGATGAAGAGAGAAGATGTCGTTATTATATAAGTGTTGCTGGATGCAATGATATGCCGCCTCCTCGTTGCACCACAGAAGTAGCATACTTCATCATTCAGCAACACATGCAAGCTCCATCGATGTGGGCAATTTTCCCTCTTCAG GACTTGCTAGCACTAAGAGAAGAATACACGACAAGACCAGCTGTGGAGGAGACAATCAATGATCCTACAAACCCAAAGCATTATTGGCGATACC gtgtacatgtcacttTAGACTCACTGATGCTTGATGAGGATCTCAAAACAATCATTAAAGATATGGTACTTAGTAGTGGGAGATCAGATCCTGTGAATGAAACAAATGCTTCCAGCTCAGAAAAGAAGCTGATGGAGAAAGTCCAGGAAAAGATTTCTGCTGTCCAGATAAATG TTTTAGGctag
- the LOC103977700 gene encoding 4-alpha-glucanotransferase DPE2 isoform X3, with protein sequence MLKSGLFPGIKSLSSVTLVFRLPYYTQWGQSLLVCGSEPVLGSWNVKQGLALGPSHEGDELIWCGKVAVSVGFSCEYCYYVVDDGRNVLRSEAGKKRRLTLPDGVREGAVVEIRDLWQEASETLFVRSAFKDVIFSGGKKSLAAADESSKELEKILDQQDSIIVQFMIRCPKVKDGASVHVIGSASELGKWRPHDGLKLRYAGDFTWKAECVLRKYEFPLKYKYCHVHQMKDPSLELGPNRELAVDFQSSHPPNYVILADGPYRAVPWRGAGVAIPMFSVRSSDDLGVGEFLDLKLLVDWAVECGFHLVQLLPVNDTSVHGMWWDSYPYSSLSVFALHPLYLRVQALSENIPEDIKEEILRAKEQLDKKDVDYEATMAAKLSIAKKLFNLEKSKILNSSSFKNFLSENENWLKPYGAFCFLRDFFETSDHTQWGRFSHFSSEKLEKLVSEDALHYDVICFHYYIQFHLHVQLSEAADYAREKKVVLKGDLPIGVDRNSVDTWVYPNLFRMNTSTGAPPDYFDKNGQNWGFPTYNWEEMSKDNYAWWRARLTQMAKYFTAYRIDHILGFFRIWELPDHAVTGLVGKFRPSIALSQEELEREGIWDFNRLSQPYIRQDILQEKFGTLWTVIASNFFNEYQKLCYEFKDDCNTERKIIAKLKSMTEISLWLEKEDKIKKDLFDILQNIVLIRDPEDARKFYPRFNIEDTSSFKNLDEHSKNVLKRLYYDYYFCRQENLWRQNAMKTLPVLLNSSDMLACGEDLGLIPSCVHPVMQELGLIGLRIQRMPSEPDVEFGIPSQYSYMTVCAPSCHDCSTMRAWWEEDEERRCRYYISVAGCNDMPPPRCTTEVAYFIIQQHMQAPSMWAIFPLQDLLALREEYTTRPAVEETINDPTNPKHYWRYRVHVTLDSLMLDEDLKTIIKDMVLSSGRSDPVNETNASSSEKKLMEKVQEKISAVQING encoded by the exons ATGCTCAAGTCGGGACTCTTCCCCGGGATCAAGTCCCTGAGCTCCGTCACCCTGGTCTTCCGACTGCCGTACTACACCCAGTGGGGGCAGAGCCTCCTCGTCTGCGGCTCCGAGCCGGTGCTCGGATCCTGGAACGTGAAGCAGGGGCTGGCACTCGGCCCGTCGCACGAGGGCGACGAGCTGATTTGGTGCGGGAAGGTCGCCGTCTCCGTCGGGTTCAGTTGCGAGTACTGTTACTATGTGGTGGATGACGGTAGGAATGTCTTGCGATCGGAAGCGGGGAAGAAGCGGCGCCTCACCCTGCCTGATGGCGTCCGGGAAGGAGCCGTGGTGGAGATCCGTGATCTTTGGCAG GAAGCTTCGGAAACTCTTTTCGTCAGAAGCGCATTCAAAGATGTCATTTTTAGTGGTGGAAAGAAAAGCTTGGCAGCTGCCGATGAAAGTTCTAAGGAATTGGAGAAAATCCTGGATCAGCAAG ATTCTATTATCGTTCAATTTATGATTAGATGCCCAAAAGTAAAAGATGGAGCATCA GTTCATGTTATTGGAAGTGCCTCCGAACTAGGAAAATGGAGGCCGCATGATGGACTAAAGCTACGATATGCTGGAGATTTTACTTGGAAAGCCGAATGTGTATTGAGAAAATATGAATTCCCACTCAA ATATAAGTATTGCCATGTTCACCAAATGAAGGATCCGTCTCTTGAACTTGGTCCCAACAGAGAGTTAGCTGTTGACTTTCAATCGAGCCATCCTCCTAACTATGTTATACTGGCTGATGGTCCCTATCGG GCAGTTCCATGGAGGGGTGCTGGAGTTGCTATACCAATGTTCTCTGTTAGGTCAAGCGATGATCTTGGAGTTGGAGAATTCCTAGATTTGAAGTTACTTGTTGATTGGGCTGTTGAATGTGGCTTTCACCTTGTGCAGCTTCTTCCAGTCAACGATACCTCAGTTCATGGAATGTGGTGGGATTCATATCCGTACAG TTCTCTCTCTGTATTCGCATTGCATCCCTTATATCTGAGAGTTCAAGCGCTTTCAGAAAACATTCCAGAAGATATTAAG GAAGAGATTTTGAGGGCAAAGGAACAACTTGATAAAAAG GATGTTGACTATGAGGCTACAATGGCTGCTAAATTATCAATTGCAAAAAAACTATTCAATCTAGAAAAATCTAAGATACTTAATTCAAGTTCTTTCAAAAACTTCCTCTCGGAGAATGAG AATTGGTTGAAACCATATGGAGCATTTTGTTTTCTGAGAGACTTTTTTGAGACCTCAGACCACACTCAATGGGGCCGCTTTTCTCATTTTTCCAGTGAGAAG CTTGAGAAACTGGTCTCAGAGGATGCCTTACACTATGATGTTATATGCTTCCACTATTATATTCAGTTCCATCTACATGTGCAA TTATCAGAAGCAGCAGATTATGCAAGGGAAAAAAAGGTTGTTTTGAAAGGAGATCTACCAATAGGTGTTGACAGAAACAGTGTAGATACTTGGGTATATCCAAACTTATTTCGTATGAATACATCGACTGGAGCACCTCCAGATTATTTTGACAAAAATGGACAAAATTGGGGCTTCCCCACATATAACTGGGAGGAAATGTCAAAGGATAACTATGCATGGTGGCGAGCTCGTCTAACACAG ATGGCAAAGTATTTTACAGCTTATAGGATTGATCATATCTTGGGTTTCTTTAGAATCTGGGAACTTCCGGATCATGCTGTTACTGGTTTAGTTGGAAAATTTCGTCCATCTATCGCTTTGAGCCAGG AGGAGCTTGAGAGGGAAGGCATATGGGATTTCAATCGCTTGAGCCAACCATATATTCGGCAAGATATTTTACAG GAAAAGTTTGGAACTCTTTGGACTGTAATTGCATCAAATTTTTTCAATGAATATCAAAAACTCTGCTACGAG TTCAAGGATGACTGCAACACAGAGAGAAAGATTATAGCCAAACTTAAATCAATGACCGAAATATCATTGTGGTTGGAGAAAGAAGACAAGATAAAGAAAGATCTTTTTGATATTCTACAG AATATAGTACTGATCAGGGATCCTGAAGACGCAAGGAAATTTTATCCTCGTTTCAATATTGAAGATACTTCCAGTTTTAAAAATTTAGATGAGCACAG CAAAAATGTTCTTAAAAGATTATATTATGATTACTATTTCTGCCGGCAAGAAAACCTTTGGCGGCAGAATGCAATGAAGACTCTACCTGTCCTTTTGAACTCATCTGATATGTTGGCATGTGGGGAGGATCTTGGACTCATTCCTTCTTGTGTTCATCCA GTAATGCAAGAATTGGGTTTAATTGGTTTACGCATTCAGAGAATGCCTAGTGAACCGGACGTGGAATTTGGTATACCATCTCAATACAGCTATATGACT GTCTGTGCACCATCTTGCCATGACTGCTCCACCATGCGTGCTTGGTGGGAGGAAGATGAAGAGAGAAGATGTCGTTATTATATAAGTGTTGCTGGATGCAATGATATGCCGCCTCCTCGTTGCACCACAGAAGTAGCATACTTCATCATTCAGCAACACATGCAAGCTCCATCGATGTGGGCAATTTTCCCTCTTCAG GACTTGCTAGCACTAAGAGAAGAATACACGACAAGACCAGCTGTGGAGGAGACAATCAATGATCCTACAAACCCAAAGCATTATTGGCGATACC gtgtacatgtcacttTAGACTCACTGATGCTTGATGAGGATCTCAAAACAATCATTAAAGATATGGTACTTAGTAGTGGGAGATCAGATCCTGTGAATGAAACAAATGCTTCCAGCTCAGAAAAGAAGCTGATGGAGAAAGTCCAGGAAAAGATTTCTGCTGTCCAGATAAATG Gctag